A region from the Mycolicibacterium litorale genome encodes:
- a CDS encoding LysR family transcriptional regulator, giving the protein MTSMELRQLEHFVALAEELHFTRAAGRVHIVQSALSTSIRTLERELGATLVTRSAKQVRLTDAGQAFLTEARRTLAAADAARNAVALVGGVLTGTLSVGYMPAPNSFDLPGLLNRFHRAHPGVNLRLRNVPSTELIEQVRRHALDLAFVSSPVPPPRAVQIDTLIRSPMPLACPVGHRLAAKTRIELGDLTPEIFIDFVSGWGTRVATDQLFSQAGLHRSIAFEVNDIPLCIKLVEQGLGIAFVPPEVAEANPQLHYLTVDPAPVWHIGVAHQQRQQMSAAGRTMLDLIETSLSPDLRSRNG; this is encoded by the coding sequence ATGACGTCGATGGAACTTCGCCAGCTGGAGCATTTCGTTGCCCTCGCGGAGGAGTTGCACTTCACCCGCGCCGCGGGGCGGGTCCATATCGTGCAGTCCGCCCTCTCGACCTCGATCCGGACGCTGGAGCGAGAACTCGGCGCGACCCTCGTCACGCGATCGGCCAAGCAGGTCCGCCTCACCGATGCCGGACAGGCGTTCCTGACGGAGGCCAGGCGGACTCTCGCCGCGGCCGATGCCGCACGGAATGCGGTCGCGTTGGTAGGAGGAGTCCTCACCGGAACCTTGTCGGTCGGCTATATGCCCGCACCGAACAGCTTCGACCTGCCGGGATTGCTGAACCGTTTCCACCGGGCCCATCCGGGCGTCAACCTTCGACTTCGCAACGTTCCCAGTACGGAATTGATCGAGCAAGTTCGCAGGCACGCTCTTGATCTCGCCTTCGTGTCTTCCCCCGTCCCGCCACCGCGCGCCGTACAGATCGATACCCTGATCAGGTCGCCCATGCCGTTGGCTTGCCCCGTCGGCCATCGACTGGCGGCCAAGACCCGTATCGAGCTCGGCGATCTCACACCCGAGATCTTCATCGATTTCGTCTCGGGGTGGGGTACGCGCGTGGCCACCGACCAGCTGTTCAGCCAAGCCGGGCTGCATCGCTCGATTGCCTTCGAGGTCAACGACATCCCGCTCTGTATCAAGCTTGTCGAACAAGGACTGGGAATCGCTTTCGTTCCGCCGGAGGTCGCCGAGGCGAATCCTCAGCTGCACTATCTGACAGTCGACCCGGCTCCCGTCTGGCATATCGGCGTGGCACACCAGCAACGCCAGCAGATGTCCGCGGCCGGGAGGACGATGCTTGACCTCATCGAGACGTCTTTGTCCCCAGACCTTCGTTCACGAAACGGGTAG